The Streptomyces sp. 11x1 genomic sequence AAGAGGTCACCGAGGGTGGTGAGCGCGTCGACCACGCTCCGGTCGGTCCACTTCAGCTCGTGCGCGGCGAGGGCGTCGTACTTCTCGGGGCCGGCCTGGGAGAGGTAGACGTTCTCGAACCAGTCGGTGAGCGTCCAGCCGTCCTGTCCGGCGACGGAGAACGCGGCGAGGCCCGAGTCGGAGACGGTCCGCCCCGCCTTCAGCATCTCCTCGTACGACTTCGGCGGCTGGACGCCCGCCTGGTCGAGGGCGTCGGGGCTGTACCAGACGGTCGACTTGTGGGCCGCCTTGAAGTACAGGCCGTACAGGGTGCCGTCGACGCTGCCGTAGTCCTTCCAGACCTCGGCGTAGTCGGCGTCGACGGACTTGGCGGCGGTCGCGGACAGCGGCTTGAGCCAGCCCGCCTCGGCGAACTGCTGGAGCACGCCGACCTGCGGGACCATCACCACGTCGGGGGCGTTGCCACCCTCGATCTTGCTGCCGACGACGGTGGAGACGTTGTCGCCGGTGGACACGAACTGCGTCCTGGCGCCGGTCTTCTCGGTGAAGGCGTCCAGGACCTTCTGGAAGTTCTTCTGCTCGGCGCCGGACCAGACGCCGGCCACGGAGACGGTCCGGCCGCTCAGCGGCTTGTCACCGCCGCCCGCCGAGACGGGGTCGCCGCCTCCGCAGGCGGTCGCGCCGAGCGCCAGCGTGAGGACGAGGGCGGTACAGCTCGCGGGCAGGGTGGTACGTGGTCGCATCATCGTCGATGTCCCTTCGGAAGGTGGTGAAGCGGAAGGTGATGGAGCGGACGGCCAGGACGGGTCGGTCCGGTGGGGGAGGCCGGGGGGGGGGTGCGGGGGTTCAGGAATCGGTGTCGTCGCCGATCCACCAGGCGGCCGTGGCGCCGGGGAGGACCCCGGCCGGGCAGGGGCCGCTGGACAGCAGAGGGGTGCCGGAGACGGGTGCCGGCTCGGGCGCCGTACCGAAGTTGACGGCGCAGACCAGGCCGTCGCCGCGGACGAAGCCGAGGACTCCGGGCGGGGTGTCCAGCCAGCGCAGCGTGCCCTCGCCCAACTGGGGTAGGGCGGCGCGCAGTTGCAGTCCGTCGCGGTACAGGTGCCAGAAGGAGCGGGTGTCGGCGAGGGCCCGGTCGGTGGCGTACTCGGCGAAGTACTCGGGCTGCGGCAGCCAGGGCTTGGCGCCCTCCACCCCGGAGGTGAAGCCGAAGGGCGAGGCCTGCCCGGACCACGGCAGCGGGACCCGGCAGCCGTCGCGGATGCGGGCGCGGCTTCCGGTGCGGCGGAAGATCGGGTCGGTGAGCACGTCGTCGGGCAGGTCGACCACCTCGGGCAGGCCCAGCTCCTCGCCCTGGTAGATGTACGCCGCGCCGGGCAGCGCCAGCATCAGCAGGGCCGCCGCGCGGGCGCGGGCGGCGCCGAGACCGCTGCCCTCGGTGGCCGGTTCGCCGTAGCGGGTGACGGTGCGGACCTGGTCGTGGTTGTTCAGGACCCAGGTGACGGTCGAGCCGGTGCCGGCGATGTCCTGCATGGCCTCGGTGATGACCTTGCGGAAGGCGTCGGCGTCCCAGGAGGCGCTGAGCAGGTCGAAGAAGAAGGCCTGGTGCAGTTCGTCGGGGCGGACGTAGCGGGCGTGTTCGCGTGCCGTCGGGACGGAGACCTCGCCGACCAGGAGCCGCTCACGGCCGTCTCGGGCGGTGTATTCCTCGCACACCGCGCGCCAGTGTCGCCACACGTCGTGGACCTCGGGCTGGTTCCAGGCGAGCGGGTTGACCGAGTCACGGGTGCGGGCGTCGGCCTCGGGGTCCGGCGAGTCGGGCAGCTCGGGGTGCTTGAACAGCCCCGCGGCGACGTCGATACGGAAGCCGTCGACGCCCCGGTCGAGCCAGAAGCGCAGGACGCCGTCGAAGTACGCGCCGACCTCGGCGTCGCGCCAGTTCCAGTCGGGCTGCTCGGGCGTGAACATGTGCAGGTACCACTGGCCGGCGCTGCCGTCGGCCTCCGTGACGCGGGACCAGGCGGGTCCGCCGAACATGGCGTGCCAGTTGTTGGGCGGCTCTGCCCCGTCCGGTCCCCGCCCGTCGGCGAAGTGGAAGCGGCCCCGGGCCCGGCTGCCGGGCGGCGCGGCGAGCGCCTCGCGGAACCAGGGGTGCTCGCTGGAGCAGTGGTTGGGCACGATGTCGAGCAGGATCTTGATGCCCAGCCGCCGGGCGTCCGCCACCAGCAGGTCGAACTCGGCGAGGTCACCGAAGAGCGGGTCGACGTCGCGGTAGTCGGCGACGTCGTAGCCGTGGTCGTGCTGCGGCGACGGGTAGAAGGGGCTCAGCCAGATCCCGTCCACGCCCAGCTTCCTCAGGTACGGCAGCCCGGCCCGGACGCCGGCGAGATCGCCGACGCCGTCGCCCGTGCTGTCCAGGAAGCTGCGGACGTACACCTGGTAGATCACTGCGTCGCGCCACCAGCGACGTGTGTCGATGTGCTTGGAGCTCACCCGTTGACCTGTCTGTGCGACCTGACGGTTATGCATGCATGTTAGGTAGGCATGTCACGCAGGTGTCAACGAGTTGACGGAAGCTACCGGGCAGTTGGGGCTTTAAATGCGGACTTATCGGGGCATCCAGGCGCCATGCGAGATCGCCGCGTTACTTAACATGTAACTAGGGAAGCCCGCAGGAAGTACGCGGAGGACTAGCCCTGGGAGATGGCGGCGAGTTCGCGGGTCAGCCGCCGCACCGTCTCCTCGGGCGTCCGGTGCCCGGCCATCGCGTCGTGCACGACCGCCTGGACGACCATGCTGACCTGGTCGTACCGCGGGCTCTTCGGACGTGGCGCGGCCGTGAGGATGCTCGCGCGCAGCGTCGGCAGGTACGGGAACCTGCGCACCAGTTCCGGGTCCTCGTACAGCTCCGCGCGTACGGGAGGCAGCGCGCCCCGGGTGAGGACCTGCCGCTGGACGCGCTCGCCGGTGAGGTACGCGATCAGGCGCGCGGCGGTGTCGGGGTGCTCGGCGTGGGCGCTGACGGCCAGGTTGGAGCCGCCGAGCACACTGGTCCCGGGCCCATCGGGGCCCGGCAGCGGCACGGCGCCGACCTTCCCGGCGACCGCGGAGCCCCGGGCGGAGGCGCTGACGTAGGCGTAGGGCCAGTTGCGCAAGAAGAGCAGCCGGCCGTCCTGGAACGCCTGCCGGGACTCCTCCTCCTTGTACTCCAGCGCTTCCCGGGGGATCCAGCCCTCGCGCACACCGCGAGCGAGGAAGCCGATGCCCTCGCGGGCCGCCGAGCCGACGGTGACGCGTTGGCCCTCGTCGCCGAGGATGGTGCCGCCCGCCGAGTACACGGCCTCGGCCGCGTTGACGGTGAGGCCCTCGTAGGGCAGGAACTGGCCCGCGTAGCCGTCCAGTCCATACCGGGGCGCGATCGTCTTCGCATAGCGTTCCAGCTCGGCCCAGGTGCGGGGCGGCGGCAGGCCCTCCCGCGCAAGGACGTCCGAGCGGTACAGGAGCAGACCCGCGTTGGTGACGTACGGGACGGCGTGGAGCCGGCCGTCGTACGTGGCCGTGTCCACGACCGGCGGGAGGAAGCTGCCGAGCGGGAAGCGGTTCCTCGGCAGCGGGCGGATCCAGTCGGCGGCCGCGAACTCCGAGGTCCACGTGACGTCGATGTTGAGGACGTCGAAGCGGCCGCGTTCGCCCGCCCGCAGATCGGTGATCATCTGGGCGCGGGTCTCGTCGGCGGAGTCCGGCAGCTCGACGAGGGTGACCTTCTCCCCGGGGTGAGCGCGGTTCCAGCCCTGGAGGAGGGGGCCGAGATAGCCGGTGAGGTCGCCCGCGGTGGCGAGGGTCAGCGGACCCCGGCCTCTGAGGCCGCCGTCGGCCTGGGCGCCGGAGGCGCCGTAACCGGCCAGAACGACCGCGAGGACGAGGAGGCCCCTACCGGCGGCGCGTATCCACCGCATAGGTTCCTCCCTGTACACCGGCACCGGGCACCTTCGCCCGGAGTCAGAGGCCATGTATACCTGTTAGGTATGGGCGATACTAGGGCCTGGAACACAATACGAGGCTGCGAGGAGGACAGCTCGAGTGCGCCTGCCCCTCCTGGCCCTGCTGGCGCGCGGCCCGGCCCATGGCTACGAGCTCAAGCAGGACCTTGAGCAACTGCTGGGCGCCGCGTACCCTCAGCCGAACGTCGGCCAGATCTATGTGACCCTCGGCCGCCTCGAGAAGTCGGGCCTGATCGAGGGCGAGGAGGTCGAGCAGTCGAGCCGGCCCAACAAGAAGATCTACCACCTCACCGACGCCGGGCGGGAGGCGCTGCGCGCCTGGTTCGAGGAGGCGGCGGACGAGCCGCGAGTCCGGGACGAGTTCTTCATGAAGCTCGCGCTCGCCCCGCGGACCGGTCTCGCCGACCAGATCGCCCTGATCAACAGACAACGGCGCCACTACCTGAACACCATGCGCAATCTGTCGAAGCTCTCCACAGCCGAGAACGGCCGGGACAACCGTGTCTCCCGGCTGCTGATCGAGGGCGCCATGCTGCACCTCCAGGCCGACCTCGACTGGCTGGAGCGCTGCCAGGAGGAGCTGGAGGAGCCCGGGTGAGCGACGCCCCCATCCCTGTGCTGCGGGCCGAGGGCCTCGTCAAGACCCATCACGGGCAGGGCGCGCCCGCCCATGCCGTACGCGGGGTGGACCTGTGCGTACGGCAGGGCGAGTTCGTGGCCGTCACCGGCCCCTCCGGGGCGGGCAAGTCGACGCTGCTGCATCTGCTCGGCGGACTGCAGCGGCCGGACAGCGGCAGCATCTGGCTGGGCGGCGAGCGCACGGACGACTACGGCGAGGCGCGCTGGGCCGTCGAGCGCCGGCGCCGGATCGGCATCGTGTTCCAGTTCTTCAACCTGGTCTCCGACCTGTCCGTCGCGGACAACGTGGAACTTCCGGCACTGCTGGCCGGGGTCTCCGCCAAGAAGGCGCGCACCGAGCGCGAGGAGCTGCTGGCGGAGCTGGGGCTCACGGGCAAGGAGCGCAGCATGCCGGGCGAACTGTCCGGCGGCGAGCAGCAGCGCGTCGCGCTCGCCCGCGCCCTGGTGAACCATCCTCCGCTGCTGCTGGCCGACGAGCCCGCGGGCAGCCTGGACAGCAAGGGGACCCGTGAGGTGACGCGGGTGCTGTCCCGTTTCCACCGGCGGGGGCAGACGATCCTCCTGGTCACGCACGACGCCCGGCTCGCGAGCGCGGCGGACCGGGTCATCAGCTTCTTCGACGGCCGCATAGCCGACGACGTCGAGCTGGACGGCACGCCGACGCCCGGCGCGGGGGTGCCCGCCGTGCTGGAGCTGAAGGACTGACCGATGCGAGCCATGTTGCGCTGGGCGCACTCG encodes the following:
- a CDS encoding alpha-amylase family glycosyl hydrolase; this translates as MSSKHIDTRRWWRDAVIYQVYVRSFLDSTGDGVGDLAGVRAGLPYLRKLGVDGIWLSPFYPSPQHDHGYDVADYRDVDPLFGDLAEFDLLVADARRLGIKILLDIVPNHCSSEHPWFREALAAPPGSRARGRFHFADGRGPDGAEPPNNWHAMFGGPAWSRVTEADGSAGQWYLHMFTPEQPDWNWRDAEVGAYFDGVLRFWLDRGVDGFRIDVAAGLFKHPELPDSPDPEADARTRDSVNPLAWNQPEVHDVWRHWRAVCEEYTARDGRERLLVGEVSVPTAREHARYVRPDELHQAFFFDLLSASWDADAFRKVITEAMQDIAGTGSTVTWVLNNHDQVRTVTRYGEPATEGSGLGAARARAAALLMLALPGAAYIYQGEELGLPEVVDLPDDVLTDPIFRRTGSRARIRDGCRVPLPWSGQASPFGFTSGVEGAKPWLPQPEYFAEYATDRALADTRSFWHLYRDGLQLRAALPQLGEGTLRWLDTPPGVLGFVRGDGLVCAVNFGTAPEPAPVSGTPLLSSGPCPAGVLPGATAAWWIGDDTDS
- a CDS encoding PadR family transcriptional regulator, which produces MRLPLLALLARGPAHGYELKQDLEQLLGAAYPQPNVGQIYVTLGRLEKSGLIEGEEVEQSSRPNKKIYHLTDAGREALRAWFEEAADEPRVRDEFFMKLALAPRTGLADQIALINRQRRHYLNTMRNLSKLSTAENGRDNRVSRLLIEGAMLHLQADLDWLERCQEELEEPG
- a CDS encoding ABC transporter substrate-binding protein produces the protein MRWIRAAGRGLLVLAVVLAGYGASGAQADGGLRGRGPLTLATAGDLTGYLGPLLQGWNRAHPGEKVTLVELPDSADETRAQMITDLRAGERGRFDVLNIDVTWTSEFAAADWIRPLPRNRFPLGSFLPPVVDTATYDGRLHAVPYVTNAGLLLYRSDVLAREGLPPPRTWAELERYAKTIAPRYGLDGYAGQFLPYEGLTVNAAEAVYSAGGTILGDEGQRVTVGSAAREGIGFLARGVREGWIPREALEYKEEESRQAFQDGRLLFLRNWPYAYVSASARGSAVAGKVGAVPLPGPDGPGTSVLGGSNLAVSAHAEHPDTAARLIAYLTGERVQRQVLTRGALPPVRAELYEDPELVRRFPYLPTLRASILTAAPRPKSPRYDQVSMVVQAVVHDAMAGHRTPEETVRRLTRELAAISQG
- a CDS encoding ABC transporter ATP-binding protein, with the protein product MSDAPIPVLRAEGLVKTHHGQGAPAHAVRGVDLCVRQGEFVAVTGPSGAGKSTLLHLLGGLQRPDSGSIWLGGERTDDYGEARWAVERRRRIGIVFQFFNLVSDLSVADNVELPALLAGVSAKKARTEREELLAELGLTGKERSMPGELSGGEQQRVALARALVNHPPLLLADEPAGSLDSKGTREVTRVLSRFHRRGQTILLVTHDARLASAADRVISFFDGRIADDVELDGTPTPGAGVPAVLELKD
- a CDS encoding ABC transporter substrate-binding protein; its protein translation is MMRPRTTLPASCTALVLTLALGATACGGGDPVSAGGGDKPLSGRTVSVAGVWSGAEQKNFQKVLDAFTEKTGARTQFVSTGDNVSTVVGSKIEGGNAPDVVMVPQVGVLQQFAEAGWLKPLSATAAKSVDADYAEVWKDYGSVDGTLYGLYFKAAHKSTVWYSPDALDQAGVQPPKSYEEMLKAGRTVSDSGLAAFSVAGQDGWTLTDWFENVYLSQAGPEKYDALAAHELKWTDRSVVDALTTLGDLFEDKQLLAGGQKGALNTDFPGSVEKVFGPEPEAGMVYEGDFVAGIAKDQFGRKIGEDANFFPFPPVGGGKAPVVSGGDAAVVLKDGKNTEAGMALLEYLATPEAAAVWAEAGGFLSPNKGLDLSSYGDDVTRTTAESLISAGDSVRFDMSDQAPAAFGGTKGAGEWKILQDFLRDPSDPRATAAQLENAAAKAYKG